A single Tenacibaculum sp. Bg11-29 DNA region contains:
- a CDS encoding glycosyltransferase family 2 protein — protein sequence MILTISIVLYNNKICDIKKLLSDFFSSTIDLYVFIIDNSNENNGDSFKEYKNLEYIHNNENLGYGKAHNIGIRKAIELSSKYHAVVNPDIRLGSNLVDQLILFMDKNKEIGLSSPKVLYPSGKLQFLCKLIPAPKDLIIRRFSPVKKIVKKRDKKYELRNFDYNSNIEIPYVSGCFMFFRTSVLKKVDGFDERFFLYFEDLDLTRRVNELCRTVFFSEAFIYHVYNKESYKNNKVFLYHLVSSIKYFNKWGWIFDKKRKKINKRTLLQIDIKK from the coding sequence ATGATTTTAACAATTTCAATAGTCTTATATAATAATAAAATTTGTGATATTAAGAAGTTGCTTTCTGATTTTTTCTCATCAACTATTGATTTATATGTTTTTATTATAGATAATTCAAATGAAAATAATGGAGACTCTTTTAAAGAATATAAAAATCTAGAATATATTCACAATAATGAAAACTTGGGCTACGGAAAAGCACATAATATAGGTATAAGAAAAGCAATTGAATTAAGTTCTAAATATCATGCAGTTGTTAATCCTGATATAAGGTTAGGTAGTAATCTGGTAGATCAACTAATTCTTTTTATGGATAAAAATAAGGAAATTGGGTTAAGTAGTCCTAAAGTATTATATCCATCAGGTAAATTACAATTTTTGTGTAAATTAATTCCAGCTCCAAAAGATTTAATTATTAGACGTTTTTCACCAGTTAAAAAGATTGTTAAAAAGAGAGATAAGAAGTACGAGTTAAGAAATTTCGATTACAATAGTAATATAGAAATTCCATATGTATCGGGTTGTTTTATGTTTTTTAGAACTAGTGTTTTAAAAAAAGTAGATGGGTTCGATGAGCGTTTTTTTCTTTATTTTGAGGACCTAGATTTAACCAGGAGAGTAAATGAGTTATGCAGAACAGTTTTTTTTTCAGAAGCATTTATTTATCACGTTTACAATAAAGAATCATATAAAAATAACAAAGTTTTTTTATATCATTTAGTATCGTCAATTAAATACTTTAATAAATGGGGATGGATTTTTGATAAAAAAAGAAAGAAAATAAATAAAAGAACACTTCTTCAAATAGATATAAAAAAATGA
- a CDS encoding nucleotidyltransferase domain-containing protein, translated as MNILKSILYFSIFNYPLSLEEVFRFSDSKEKEETAKEILSLEKKGIIYNNNGYYSVLNDKNILTRRLEGNKNAENIMPRAWKIAKFISNFPYIDSVCVSGSLSKGYFDEKSDIDFFIITRKNRIWIARTLLILYKKIFLLNSKKYFCVNYFMSSGYLNVDEKNRFTATEVATLIPLYGEITFKQFLKENKWVYDFFPNLIRKEKSIKTISKSTFTKTVEKLLNYKIGDYIEKVFMKITIKKWRDKFNHLPKEDFEIAFKSSENVSKHHPSNFQKKVLSLLNEKYEEIEKTHNIKLAPEHA; from the coding sequence ATGAATATTTTAAAAAGCATATTATATTTTTCTATTTTTAATTATCCTTTATCACTTGAGGAAGTTTTTCGTTTTTCAGATTCTAAAGAAAAAGAAGAAACAGCTAAAGAAATATTAAGTTTAGAGAAAAAAGGAATCATCTATAACAACAATGGGTATTACTCTGTGCTTAATGATAAGAATATTTTAACTAGAAGGTTAGAAGGAAATAAAAATGCAGAAAATATAATGCCAAGAGCTTGGAAGATAGCTAAGTTTATATCCAATTTCCCGTATATAGACAGTGTTTGTGTTTCTGGGTCATTATCAAAAGGATATTTTGATGAAAAGAGTGATATTGATTTTTTTATTATCACCAGAAAAAATAGAATTTGGATTGCCAGAACTTTGCTAATACTATATAAGAAAATATTCTTGTTAAATTCTAAAAAATATTTTTGTGTAAATTACTTTATGAGCAGCGGTTATTTAAATGTAGATGAAAAAAATAGATTTACAGCTACAGAAGTCGCTACGTTAATCCCTTTATATGGAGAAATTACATTTAAACAATTTCTAAAAGAAAATAAATGGGTGTATGATTTTTTTCCGAATTTAATTAGAAAAGAAAAAAGCATTAAAACAATATCTAAAAGCACTTTTACTAAAACGGTTGAAAAACTATTGAATTATAAGATAGGAGATTATATAGAAAAGGTTTTTATGAAAATAACTATAAAAAAATGGAGAGATAAATTTAATCATTTACCTAAAGAAGATTTTGAAATAGCTTTTAAGTCTTCAGAGAATGTTTCAAAACACCATCCAAGTAATTTTCAAAAAAAGGTGCTATCTTTATTAAATGAAAAATACGAAGAAATCGAAAAAACACATAATATAAAACTTGCGCCAGAACATGCTTAA
- a CDS encoding radical SAM protein, which yields MLNIAFSHSYFYPFDEKQWNNKTPFPPLGTMYAASFLREKGYAVSLFDTCLLKNIDPLHSFLEVNKPDVFVIYDDGFNYLTKMCLTNMREAAFEMILKAKGNNCKIVVCSSDATDHYEKYLNAGADFIIQGEGEVTLKELVDKFQNKEDATVIDGVVYVNDQGKIIKNPKRAVYKELDSFPMPAWDLINVNDYKNIWEEGGKEFSLNMVTTRGCPFKCNWCAKPIYGNRYNSHSPEYIVAHISYLQKNFGVKKFWMCDDIFGLKPQWVQEFNTLLKQENLIINYYIQSRADLLLKEANIEALAESGLSEVWIGAESGSQKILDAMDKGTTIAQIEKATRLLKEKNIKVAFFIQFGYLNETKEDIDLTIKMIQNLLPDNIGVSVSYPLPETAFYEKVKDDLKLKANWTDSDDLAMMFQGSFNSKFYKKLQRYVHKVFRKTQGIFNLKKMIRNPFSLKMYEWRLVFLLPYYITTSIVNKLQLNKLENIND from the coding sequence ATGCTTAATATTGCTTTTTCACATTCTTATTTTTATCCGTTTGACGAAAAGCAGTGGAATAATAAAACTCCTTTTCCACCGCTTGGAACTATGTATGCTGCATCTTTTTTAAGAGAAAAAGGGTATGCTGTTAGTTTATTTGATACCTGCTTACTCAAAAATATTGACCCTTTACATTCGTTTTTAGAAGTTAATAAACCTGATGTTTTTGTAATTTATGATGATGGTTTTAATTACCTCACTAAGATGTGTTTAACCAACATGAGAGAAGCAGCATTTGAAATGATTTTAAAAGCAAAAGGTAATAATTGTAAAATAGTAGTTTGTAGTTCTGACGCTACTGATCATTATGAAAAATATTTGAATGCTGGAGCAGATTTTATAATTCAAGGAGAAGGAGAGGTAACATTAAAAGAATTAGTAGATAAGTTTCAGAATAAAGAAGATGCCACAGTAATTGATGGAGTTGTTTATGTTAATGATCAAGGAAAAATTATTAAAAACCCTAAAAGGGCTGTTTATAAGGAACTTGATAGTTTCCCAATGCCTGCTTGGGATTTAATAAATGTTAATGATTATAAAAATATTTGGGAAGAAGGAGGGAAAGAATTTAGTTTAAACATGGTTACTACTAGAGGATGTCCGTTTAAATGTAATTGGTGTGCTAAACCAATTTATGGAAACAGATATAATTCACATTCTCCAGAATATATTGTTGCGCACATTAGTTATTTACAGAAAAATTTTGGAGTTAAAAAGTTTTGGATGTGCGATGATATTTTTGGTTTAAAACCACAATGGGTACAAGAGTTTAATACTTTACTTAAGCAAGAAAACTTAATTATTAACTATTATATACAAAGTAGAGCAGATTTATTATTAAAAGAAGCAAATATAGAAGCATTAGCAGAAAGTGGGCTTTCTGAGGTTTGGATTGGTGCAGAAAGTGGGTCTCAAAAAATTCTTGATGCTATGGATAAAGGAACTACCATAGCTCAAATAGAAAAAGCTACTCGTTTACTAAAAGAAAAAAATATTAAAGTCGCTTTCTTTATTCAGTTTGGATATTTAAACGAAACTAAAGAAGATATCGATTTAACAATTAAAATGATACAAAACTTATTGCCCGACAATATAGGTGTTTCGGTATCTTATCCATTACCTGAAACAGCGTTTTATGAAAAAGTAAAAGATGATTTAAAGTTAAAAGCTAATTGGACAGACTCTGATGATTTAGCAATGATGTTTCAAGGATCATTTAATTCTAAATTTTATAAAAAATTGCAACGATATGTTCACAAGGTTTTTAGAAAAACTCAAGGAATTTTTAATTTAAAAAAAATGATTAGAAACCCTTTTAGTTTAAAAATGTATGAGTGGCGTTTAGTTTTCTTATTACCATATTACATAACTACCTCAATAGTAAATAAATTGCAATTAAATAAATTAGAGAATATTAATGACTAA
- a CDS encoding class I SAM-dependent methyltransferase, translated as MTNFFDIAAKTYDDTFTNTKIGREQRKKVYKNIEHVFSSEKKVNVLELNCGTGVDAIALAKKGHTIIATDISEEMIKVANKKNTYNNLNFEVLDCKKLSKDSFKKEFDVIFSNFGGLNCLSYEELRKFMKKTSELLVSEGRLVMVLMPKNCVWEQLYFLVKGSFKKAQRRNTNEALLVNVDDVQVPTWYFNPKEIIEMSKVNYTVINYSPVGIVIPPSYLEKSFLTKKPIWNVLKIIEKRLSNRFLARYADHFIIELIKK; from the coding sequence ATGACTAATTTTTTTGATATTGCAGCAAAAACATACGATGATACCTTTACAAATACTAAAATAGGTAGGGAACAACGTAAAAAAGTTTATAAAAATATTGAGCATGTATTTTCATCAGAAAAGAAAGTAAATGTTTTAGAATTAAATTGCGGAACAGGTGTAGATGCAATTGCTCTTGCAAAAAAAGGACACACTATAATAGCTACAGATATTTCAGAAGAAATGATTAAAGTAGCAAATAAAAAGAATACCTATAATAATTTAAATTTTGAAGTTTTAGATTGTAAAAAACTTTCAAAAGATTCTTTTAAAAAAGAATTTGATGTTATTTTTTCGAATTTTGGAGGATTGAATTGCCTCTCTTATGAAGAGTTAAGAAAATTTATGAAAAAGACTTCCGAATTACTAGTATCTGAAGGAAGATTAGTAATGGTACTGATGCCTAAAAATTGTGTTTGGGAACAACTTTATTTTTTAGTTAAAGGAAGTTTTAAAAAGGCTCAAAGAAGAAATACAAATGAAGCTTTATTGGTGAATGTTGATGATGTACAAGTGCCAACTTGGTATTTTAACCCAAAAGAAATAATTGAAATGTCTAAGGTAAATTATACAGTAATTAATTATTCTCCTGTAGGAATCGTAATTCCACCTTCTTATTTAGAAAAATCGTTTTTAACGAAAAAGCCTATTTGGAATGTTTTAAAAATAATCGAAAAAAGATTGTCAAATCGTTTTTTAGCGAGATATGCAGATCATTTTATAATTGAATTGATAAAAAAATGA
- a CDS encoding radical SAM protein, with protein MNVVLTHAYYLYEDDKEQKIMRPYAPLGLLYISSYLNKNKIENHVYDSTFYSFQEQLEFIEEKKPKAIAIYTNLMTKINVIKLIKKLKTNTKLRGLKIILGGPDVTYNCENYLKAGADFLVIGEGEQTTLELCSAIFNNKSYNTIQGIAFLLDEKVIKTAPRVKIKDLTDLPLPNREAIPVYKYLQTWKKHHGQSSMTVSTQRGCPYTCKWCSTAVYGQSYRRRSASLVAQELKLLKNRYQPDSIWFVDDVFTVSHKWIKSFHEEVIKQDAIIPFECITRAERLTDEVLQLLKEAGCSRIWIGAESGSQKIVDAMDRRVDINVVKAAIQKTNALGVETGTFIMVGYPGEEEEDIYETVRYLKAANPTHFTITVAYPIKGTSLYNEIEKNITIQPDWKTTTDRDIDFKRTYSRKYYDYAVKYVVNEVNSAKGNTFLSYSKLKLKSIAAQIGMRLYK; from the coding sequence ATGAATGTAGTTTTAACCCATGCATATTATTTATATGAAGATGATAAGGAGCAAAAAATTATGCGGCCTTATGCTCCTTTAGGATTATTGTATATATCAAGTTATCTTAATAAAAATAAAATTGAAAACCATGTATATGATAGTACTTTCTATTCATTTCAAGAGCAATTAGAGTTTATTGAAGAGAAAAAACCTAAGGCGATAGCTATTTATACTAATTTAATGACAAAAATTAATGTCATTAAATTGATTAAAAAGCTTAAAACAAACACTAAGTTAAGAGGTCTTAAGATTATACTTGGCGGACCAGATGTAACTTATAACTGTGAGAATTACCTAAAAGCAGGTGCTGATTTTTTGGTTATAGGTGAAGGAGAACAAACTACTTTAGAACTATGTTCAGCGATTTTTAATAATAAAAGTTATAATACGATTCAGGGAATAGCTTTTTTGCTTGATGAAAAAGTTATTAAAACAGCTCCAAGAGTAAAAATAAAAGATTTAACTGATTTACCATTGCCTAATAGAGAAGCAATACCCGTTTATAAGTATTTGCAAACTTGGAAAAAACACCACGGACAAAGCTCTATGACTGTAAGTACACAACGTGGTTGCCCATATACATGTAAATGGTGTAGTACTGCCGTTTATGGGCAAAGTTACCGTAGAAGGTCTGCTAGCTTAGTTGCTCAAGAATTAAAATTATTAAAAAATAGGTATCAGCCCGATTCTATTTGGTTTGTTGACGATGTTTTTACAGTAAGTCATAAATGGATTAAAAGTTTTCATGAAGAAGTTATAAAACAAGATGCTATTATTCCTTTTGAATGTATTACGCGTGCTGAGAGATTAACCGATGAAGTTTTACAACTTTTAAAAGAAGCGGGGTGTTCTAGAATTTGGATTGGAGCAGAAAGTGGTTCGCAAAAAATTGTTGACGCTATGGATAGGCGTGTAGATATTAATGTAGTAAAAGCTGCAATTCAAAAGACAAACGCTTTAGGGGTAGAAACAGGTACTTTTATCATGGTTGGTTATCCTGGAGAAGAAGAAGAAGATATCTATGAAACAGTTAGGTATTTAAAAGCTGCAAATCCAACACATTTTACAATTACCGTTGCATATCCTATAAAAGGAACTTCATTGTATAATGAAATAGAAAAAAATATTACGATACAGCCTGATTGGAAAACTACAACTGATAGAGATATCGATTTTAAAAGAACATATTCTAGAAAATATTATGATTATGCTGTTAAATATGTTGTTAATGAGGTAAATAGTGCTAAAGGAAATACGTTTTTATCTTATAGTAAGTTAAAACTAAAATCAATAGCAGCTCAAATAGGAATGAGACTATATAAATAA
- a CDS encoding class I SAM-dependent methyltransferase — MGLEAIFNEENLRVLEKNGFEFSKKYIAVRKKENRVLSDEQVLKLPYISKDNPYKKEWKVRQKSANRFLKYLKKKENIAILDIGCGNGWFTNKLATISTSNKIVGLDVNVLELEQAHRVFKKENLRFVCADIFERKEFFENSFDMVVLNASAQYFPDFDKLIKNLETFIKAKGEIHIIDSPFYEFTEIELAKKRTHQYYLNLGFPEMKTNYFHHCIEEIKNFEYLYMPEKGRVKRFFAKDTPFPWIRFIKK, encoded by the coding sequence ATGGGACTAGAGGCGATTTTTAATGAAGAGAATTTAAGGGTTTTGGAGAAGAACGGTTTTGAATTTTCAAAAAAGTACATAGCTGTTAGAAAAAAGGAAAACAGAGTGCTTTCTGATGAACAGGTATTAAAACTTCCTTATATAAGTAAAGATAATCCATATAAAAAAGAATGGAAAGTAAGACAAAAGTCAGCAAATAGATTTTTAAAATACCTAAAAAAAAAGGAGAATATAGCTATATTAGACATTGGTTGTGGTAATGGATGGTTTACAAACAAATTAGCAACTATTTCAACCAGTAATAAAATAGTAGGATTAGATGTAAACGTATTAGAGCTAGAGCAAGCTCATAGAGTTTTTAAAAAGGAAAATTTACGGTTTGTCTGCGCAGATATTTTTGAAAGAAAAGAGTTTTTTGAAAATAGTTTTGATATGGTGGTTTTAAATGCATCTGCTCAGTACTTTCCTGATTTTGATAAACTCATTAAAAATTTAGAAACATTTATTAAAGCTAAAGGGGAAATACATATTATTGATAGTCCATTTTATGAATTTACTGAAATTGAATTGGCAAAAAAGCGAACTCATCAATATTACTTAAATCTTGGATTTCCTGAAATGAAGACGAATTATTTTCATCATTGTATAGAGGAAATTAAAAACTTTGAGTATCTATACATGCCTGAAAAAGGCAGGGTAAAAAGATTTTTTGCAAAGGACACCCCTTTTCCTTGGATTAGATTTATAAAAAAATGA
- a CDS encoding carbamoyltransferase N-terminal domain-containing protein, translated as MTYILGVSAFYHDSAACLLKDGAIIAASQEERFTRKKHDASFPKKAIDFCLKEAGISIDDVSLITFYEKPFVKFERIIDSIKNTVPFGFLFFKKAIQSWVKVKLWIPSIIRKELNYKGKMIFSEHHEAHAAGAFFTSPYKESAIVTVDGVGEKACITIGYGKDNHVKILKEQHYPHSFGLLYSAFTQYCGFKINSGEYKLMGLAPYGKPIYKKQILENLVSISKKGEVSLDMKYFSFDVGKTTINNHFCSVFGRPARKAEEKMSDFYCDIASSIQSVTEDFMTILLEYAKEITKSENVCLSGGVALNCKANGELLKRNIFKNIWVQPASGDSGGSMGSAFVGYYNYLKKERKQIEDSLKEQIYLGSSFSDFEIEKVLKKYNIVYDKKCDLDLLEVISEELKNKKIVGCFQGRAEFGPRALGNRSILGSPLYVDMKEHINMKIKMREGFRPFAPVVLEEKKENWFEMEDSSKYMLFTFKGKNKNKIPSCIHEDNTARVQSLQKKDNEFLHNLISIFEKKTNCPILINTSFNVRGEPIVNSPFDALNCFFRTHMDVLVLQNYVLFKENNKKPHKQFLKKIDFELD; from the coding sequence ATGACCTACATTTTAGGAGTATCAGCATTTTATCATGATTCAGCAGCTTGTTTGTTAAAGGATGGGGCGATTATTGCAGCATCTCAAGAAGAACGATTTACTCGAAAAAAACACGATGCATCATTCCCTAAAAAAGCGATTGATTTTTGCTTGAAAGAAGCCGGTATTTCAATTGATGATGTTTCTTTAATTACTTTTTATGAAAAACCTTTTGTTAAGTTTGAACGTATTATTGATTCGATTAAAAATACGGTTCCATTTGGCTTTTTATTCTTTAAAAAAGCCATTCAATCTTGGGTGAAAGTTAAACTTTGGATACCTTCTATTATAAGAAAAGAGCTTAATTATAAAGGAAAGATGATTTTTTCTGAACATCATGAAGCTCATGCTGCAGGAGCTTTTTTTACGTCACCATATAAAGAGAGTGCTATTGTAACAGTTGATGGTGTCGGTGAGAAAGCATGTATTACGATAGGTTATGGGAAAGATAATCATGTGAAAATTTTAAAAGAACAACATTATCCACATTCTTTCGGATTGTTATACAGTGCTTTTACCCAATATTGCGGATTTAAAATTAATTCTGGAGAATACAAATTAATGGGACTAGCTCCGTATGGAAAACCTATCTATAAGAAACAAATATTAGAGAATTTAGTTAGTATTTCTAAAAAAGGTGAAGTTTCATTAGATATGAAGTATTTTTCTTTTGACGTGGGTAAAACTACTATAAATAATCATTTTTGTAGTGTTTTTGGTAGACCGGCTAGAAAGGCAGAAGAAAAAATGTCTGATTTTTATTGTGATATAGCTAGTTCAATTCAATCTGTAACTGAGGATTTTATGACAATATTACTAGAATATGCTAAAGAAATAACAAAATCTGAAAATGTATGTTTATCTGGAGGAGTTGCTTTAAACTGTAAAGCTAATGGAGAGTTATTGAAAAGAAACATATTTAAAAACATATGGGTTCAACCAGCTTCTGGTGATAGTGGAGGCTCAATGGGATCTGCATTTGTTGGGTATTATAACTATTTGAAAAAAGAAAGAAAACAAATTGAAGATAGTTTAAAAGAACAGATTTATTTAGGAAGTAGTTTTTCAGATTTCGAAATTGAAAAAGTACTAAAAAAGTATAATATAGTTTATGATAAAAAGTGTGATTTAGATTTGTTGGAGGTAATATCTGAAGAGTTAAAGAATAAGAAAATAGTAGGATGTTTTCAGGGAAGAGCAGAATTCGGACCAAGGGCATTAGGAAATCGAAGTATTTTAGGGAGTCCTTTGTATGTAGATATGAAAGAACATATTAATATGAAAATAAAAATGCGCGAAGGTTTTAGACCATTTGCCCCGGTTGTTTTAGAAGAAAAAAAAGAAAACTGGTTTGAAATGGAAGATTCATCAAAATATATGCTCTTTACATTTAAAGGGAAAAATAAAAATAAGATACCTTCTTGTATTCATGAAGATAATACGGCCAGAGTCCAAAGTTTACAGAAAAAAGACAACGAGTTTTTACATAATTTAATTTCAATTTTTGAGAAAAAAACGAACTGTCCTATTTTAATAAATACTTCTTTTAATGTTAGAGGAGAGCCTATTGTTAATTCACCTTTTGATGCCTTAAACTGTTTTTTTCGCACTCACATGGATGTTTTAGTACTTCAAAACTATGTACTATTCAAAGAAAATAATAAAAAGCCACATAAACAATTTTTAAAAAAGATAGATTTTGAACTCGATTAA
- a CDS encoding SxtJ family membrane protein, with amino-acid sequence MNSIKNTLKSVIENTSQRKKQRQFGWLLMVICFVILFLSLKKEGFYFDVLQKKISIAISIIALITLLVPKLFYPFLFIWLLLGDFLGLISSFILLSIIYYLFLTPIVFFGRLKHKSKAGWITKEESSNYEKLY; translated from the coding sequence TTGAACTCGATTAAAAATACTTTAAAAAGCGTAATAGAAAACACAAGTCAGCGAAAAAAACAACGTCAATTTGGGTGGCTATTAATGGTTATTTGTTTCGTAATTCTTTTTTTATCTCTGAAAAAAGAAGGATTCTATTTTGATGTTCTCCAAAAGAAGATTAGTATTGCCATAAGTATAATTGCTTTAATTACCTTATTAGTACCCAAGCTATTTTACCCATTTCTTTTTATTTGGTTATTGTTAGGTGATTTTTTAGGATTAATAAGTTCTTTTATATTGTTAAGTATTATTTATTATTTATTTTTAACACCTATCGTGTTTTTTGGAAGATTAAAACATAAGTCTAAGGCAGGGTGGATAACAAAAGAAGAATCGAGTAATTACGAAAAGTTATATTAA
- a CDS encoding DUF5989 family protein gives MKKTDIFVELIRFLMQRKKYWLIPIIIVMILLMGLIFLTENSVISPFVYTLF, from the coding sequence ATGAAAAAAACAGATATTTTTGTTGAGCTTATACGTTTTCTAATGCAACGTAAAAAATATTGGCTTATCCCTATAATTATTGTGATGATATTATTAATGGGATTGATCTTTCTTACAGAAAATTCTGTAATATCTCCATTTGTGTATACATTGTTTTAG
- a CDS encoding methyltransferase produces MKRLIKKIIEPIFKKLFFKYYSKSRKYTYKGISVNIHPEVFPPHFTISTKILLDFLEGKDLKDKTLLELGCGSGIISLFCASKRAEVTASDINNIALKNLKEASIANGLPIEVIHSNLFDTISKTHFDYIIINPPYYPKTPKNIKEQAWFCGENFEYFERLFKQLATEINFENIFMILSEDCNVLKIKNIALVNKLQLSCVLEKSVFLEKNFIYKINNSPL; encoded by the coding sequence ATGAAGAGACTGATTAAAAAAATAATAGAGCCAATATTTAAAAAATTATTTTTTAAATATTACTCTAAATCACGAAAGTATACATACAAAGGTATTAGTGTTAATATTCACCCAGAGGTATTCCCTCCACATTTTACGATTAGCACTAAAATTTTATTAGATTTTTTAGAAGGAAAAGACTTAAAAGACAAAACACTTTTAGAACTAGGTTGTGGCTCTGGTATTATTTCATTGTTTTGCGCTTCTAAAAGAGCTGAAGTAACAGCATCAGATATTAATAACATCGCTTTAAAAAACTTAAAAGAAGCTAGTATTGCTAATGGTTTACCTATAGAAGTAATTCATTCAAATTTATTTGATACAATTTCTAAAACTCATTTTGACTATATTATTATTAACCCACCTTACTACCCCAAAACACCAAAAAACATAAAAGAACAGGCTTGGTTTTGTGGTGAAAATTTCGAGTATTTTGAAAGATTATTTAAGCAATTAGCTACTGAAATTAATTTTGAAAATATTTTCATGATTCTATCTGAAGATTGTAATGTGCTGAAAATAAAAAACATCGCTTTAGTAAACAAATTACAACTTTCTTGCGTTTTAGAAAAAAGCGTTTTTTTAGAAAAAAACTTTATTTATAAAATAAATAATAGCCCCCTTTAA
- a CDS encoding radical SAM protein: MKNNKILIFNPKSGNAKHRIPNSILQVAASIHGKYEYVLVDGNLEKDPFLKILNYLETGEYKYFCSTVMPGPQLRQAIPFTKKVRKLFSNTIIIWGGYFASNQYGVCMDSNLVDYIVNGPGDVTFPSLLDILEGEKLDKIAIDKKLGEIENLVFRNNDGNIVKTKKEQLLDQDTLPNLPYTYLDTFYPLKNYLAKTFMGKTTLSYHSSMGCPFTCSFCGIVPIFGGRWKGKSAEGMYHDVKYFKEKHNIDAIEFHDNNFFTSKKRVLEFSNLILNDNIKYWGEGRIDTLNKYSDDELKLMKQAGCEMIFLGAETGNDEVLKQMNKGGTQSGKMIKEFAARMGKSGIIAEMSFVLGMPADTEEQVYKQILWDINFIKEIKEINPDTEIIIYLYSPTPTKGSKLYQQILDAGFSFPETLEEWILPSWENFDLRKNPLTPWLKPYMIDTIKNFETVLNGKYPTVSDFRIHGYKKKALGLVSNWRYKTGFYKFPYEIKVLHRLWKYRQPEIEGFYSE; encoded by the coding sequence ATGAAAAACAATAAAATATTAATCTTCAACCCTAAAAGTGGAAATGCAAAACATAGAATACCAAATTCTATATTGCAAGTCGCTGCTTCTATTCATGGTAAATATGAATATGTTTTGGTAGATGGGAATTTAGAAAAAGATCCATTCCTCAAAATTTTAAATTATTTAGAAACAGGAGAATATAAATATTTTTGTTCTACAGTTATGCCTGGTCCTCAACTTAGGCAAGCAATTCCTTTTACAAAAAAGGTAAGAAAATTATTTTCTAATACTATAATAATTTGGGGAGGTTATTTCGCTTCCAATCAGTATGGAGTTTGCATGGATTCTAACTTGGTAGACTATATTGTAAACGGTCCAGGTGATGTCACGTTTCCTTCTTTGTTAGACATTTTAGAAGGAGAAAAATTAGATAAAATAGCCATTGATAAAAAGTTAGGCGAGATTGAAAATTTAGTTTTTAGAAATAATGATGGAAACATTGTTAAGACTAAAAAAGAACAATTGTTAGATCAAGATACCTTGCCAAACTTACCTTACACATATTTGGATACTTTTTATCCACTTAAAAATTACTTGGCAAAAACTTTTATGGGAAAGACCACTTTGTCTTATCATTCAAGTATGGGGTGTCCGTTTACATGTTCGTTCTGTGGAATTGTACCTATTTTTGGAGGAAGATGGAAAGGGAAATCAGCAGAAGGAATGTATCATGATGTAAAATACTTTAAAGAAAAACACAATATTGATGCCATCGAATTTCACGACAACAATTTTTTCACTTCAAAAAAACGAGTATTAGAATTTTCAAACTTGATTTTAAATGATAATATTAAATATTGGGGAGAAGGAAGAATTGATACGCTCAATAAATATTCAGATGATGAATTAAAATTGATGAAGCAGGCAGGTTGCGAAATGATTTTTTTAGGTGCTGAAACAGGAAATGATGAAGTATTGAAACAAATGAACAAAGGAGGTACACAATCTGGAAAAATGATTAAAGAATTTGCTGCACGTATGGGAAAATCTGGAATTATTGCAGAAATGTCTTTTGTTTTAGGAATGCCAGCAGATACAGAAGAACAAGTTTACAAACAGATACTTTGGGATATTAATTTCATTAAAGAAATCAAAGAAATCAATCCAGATACAGAAATTATTATTTATTTATACAGTCCAACTCCTACAAAAGGATCAAAATTGTATCAACAAATTTTAGATGCAGGATTCTCTTTCCCAGAGACTTTAGAGGAATGGATTTTACCTAGCTGGGAGAACTTTGATTTACGTAAAAACCCACTTACTCCTTGGTTAAAACCTTATATGATAGACACAATCAAAAATTTTGAAACGGTCTTAAACGGAAAATACCCAACAGTTTCAGATTTCAGAATTCATGGATATAAGAAAAAAGCATTAGGTTTGGTTTCTAATTGGCGTTATAAAACTGGTTTTTATAAATTTCCCTATGAAATAAAAGTATTACATAGACTATGGAAATACCGTCAACCTGAAATAGAAGGTTTTTATTCAGAATAG